In Paenibacillus sp. J23TS9, a single genomic region encodes these proteins:
- a CDS encoding beta-L-arabinofuranosidase domain-containing protein has protein sequence MTLYHSAFKTLPLGSIKPLGWLKNQLQIQADGLTGHLEEHWPDVGPDNGWLGGKGDSWERGPYYLDGLIPLAYLLEDERLISKAKRWIEWALASQKEDGLFGPERIVTVNNDIDKRFDWWHYMIMLKVMTQYEEATGDDRVIPFMTGFFRFAMDYIQLNPLRDWAEARGADMLVSIYWLYRRTGDDFLIRLAEEVASQTMDWTGILYDFPFWRKVEHWDHRTHVVNVAMGIKTPGILYEISGDSRQKEAIKRGIQSLMNYHGQAHGLFSGDEWLSGTHPSQGVELCAVVEYMYTMEQLVRVFGDGAYGDILEKIAFNALPAAIAADWKSHQYDQQVNQIMCNVAERNWSNSDDANLFGLEPNFGCCTANMHQGWPKLVSHLWMGDGSGGLAVVSYAPCRVKTKVGQGVNAELTVSGDYPFRDTVRIEMKLSRPETFAIRLRIPEWCASPTLTVNGNVLEVNVVNGYTTILREWKSGEQIQLCLPMEVRTLSRGSYAVSIERGPLLYVLPIGESWQLHVKRELFHDWEIYPTTPWKYGLQAGGDFEVVLSDIPTQPFKSADTPIRLKTRGRLVQNWRMAGNNADAPPLNPAVDGSPLQSLELVPYGSAKLRIGEFPLLK, from the coding sequence TTGACGTTGTATCACAGTGCATTCAAAACGTTGCCGCTCGGCAGCATCAAACCGCTCGGCTGGCTGAAAAATCAGCTGCAAATTCAAGCGGACGGTTTGACCGGACACTTGGAGGAGCATTGGCCTGATGTCGGTCCGGACAACGGCTGGCTTGGCGGGAAAGGGGATAGCTGGGAACGCGGCCCCTATTATCTGGACGGGCTGATCCCTTTGGCTTATTTGCTGGAGGATGAACGTTTGATTTCCAAAGCGAAGCGATGGATTGAATGGGCGCTTGCCAGCCAGAAGGAAGATGGTTTATTCGGTCCGGAACGAATTGTCACCGTCAACAATGACATTGACAAGCGTTTCGATTGGTGGCATTACATGATTATGCTCAAAGTCATGACGCAGTATGAAGAGGCTACCGGAGATGACAGGGTCATTCCTTTTATGACTGGATTTTTCCGGTTCGCCATGGATTATATTCAACTGAATCCGCTCAGGGATTGGGCTGAGGCACGGGGAGCTGATATGCTCGTAAGTATTTATTGGCTGTATCGCCGCACCGGCGACGACTTCCTGATCAGGCTGGCGGAGGAAGTCGCCTCCCAGACTATGGATTGGACCGGGATTCTATATGATTTTCCGTTTTGGCGGAAGGTTGAGCATTGGGATCACCGCACGCATGTAGTGAATGTGGCGATGGGGATCAAGACACCCGGCATTCTCTATGAAATCTCGGGTGACTCCAGGCAGAAGGAAGCGATCAAGCGGGGCATCCAAAGTCTGATGAACTATCACGGGCAGGCGCATGGACTATTCTCTGGAGACGAATGGCTGTCAGGCACACATCCGAGCCAGGGCGTTGAGCTGTGCGCAGTTGTTGAGTACATGTATACGATGGAGCAGCTGGTTCGGGTATTCGGCGATGGAGCCTATGGGGACATCCTTGAAAAAATTGCTTTCAACGCATTGCCAGCCGCGATTGCAGCCGATTGGAAGTCGCATCAATATGATCAGCAAGTGAATCAAATCATGTGCAATGTGGCGGAGCGGAATTGGAGCAACAGCGATGATGCAAACTTGTTTGGACTCGAGCCGAATTTCGGCTGCTGTACGGCAAATATGCATCAAGGATGGCCCAAGCTTGTTTCTCATCTCTGGATGGGAGATGGAAGCGGCGGTCTTGCTGTTGTTTCCTATGCGCCTTGCCGCGTGAAGACCAAGGTCGGGCAGGGCGTGAACGCGGAACTGACGGTGAGCGGGGATTATCCGTTCCGGGATACCGTTCGAATTGAAATGAAACTGAGTCGTCCGGAGACCTTCGCCATTCGTCTTCGGATTCCTGAATGGTGCGCTTCCCCTACTTTGACGGTCAATGGGAATGTGTTAGAAGTAAACGTCGTGAACGGTTATACCACCATTCTGAGAGAATGGAAGAGCGGTGAGCAAATTCAGCTCTGTCTTCCAATGGAGGTTCGGACCCTTTCGCGAGGTTCGTACGCGGTCAGCATCGAGAGAGGGCCACTGCTTTATGTGCTTCCGATCGGCGAAAGCTGGCAGCTGCATGTCAAACGCGAGCTATTTCATGACTGGGAGATTTATCCCACTACTCCCTGGAAGTATGGCCTTCAGGCAGGGGGAGATTTTGAAGTGGTATTGTCCGATATCCCGACACAGCCGTTCAAATCTGCCGATACGCCGATTAGATTAAAGACAAGAGGGCGCCTGGTGCAAAATTGGCGAATGGCCGGAAACAATGCGGATGCGCCACCGCTCAATCCGGCCGTAGACGGTTCACCACTCCAATCTCTTGAACTCGTTCCTTATGGGAGCGCCAAACTGAGAATCGGCGAATTTCCGTTGCTGAAGTAA
- the nrdR gene encoding transcriptional regulator NrdR produces the protein MKCPYCDYAGTKVLDSRPANDNKSIRRRRECEKCSRRFTTFEMVEETPLIVIKKDGSREEFSRDKILRGLIRACEKRPVSVEQLEAIVSEVEKALRNTAVAEVESRQIGELVMEQLYPVDEVAYVRFASVYRQFKDINMFMKELKGLLSKNTMPDSGD, from the coding sequence ATGAAATGCCCGTACTGTGATTATGCAGGCACCAAGGTGCTGGATTCCCGTCCGGCCAATGATAATAAATCGATTCGCCGCAGACGCGAATGCGAGAAATGCAGCAGGCGCTTTACGACGTTTGAAATGGTGGAGGAAACGCCGTTGATCGTCATCAAGAAGGACGGAAGCCGTGAGGAGTTCAGCCGGGATAAAATTCTGCGCGGTCTCATCCGTGCCTGTGAGAAGCGTCCTGTTTCCGTGGAACAGCTGGAAGCCATTGTCTCAGAGGTAGAGAAGGCGCTGCGGAATACAGCCGTAGCAGAAGTGGAGAGCCGCCAGATCGGCGAACTGGTCATGGAGCAGCTATATCCCGTGGACGAGGTGGCTTACGTTCGCTTCGCATCCGTGTACCGGCAATTCAAGGATATCAATATGTTTATGAAAGAGCTCAAAGGATTGTTGTCCAAAAATACAATGCCTGATTCAGGCGATTAA
- a CDS encoding transcriptional regulator, with protein sequence MLELSFNDPDKLASVARALSTRSRIDILQLLVSHKLNVIEIAEALNLPVSTVASHIKVLEGAKLIHTEMLPASRGAMKVCSPNYEGIHIALNMKRRIPKGELNHYEVEMPIGHYSDCEVSPTCGMASAKSVILNEDEPAIFYHPEHIHAQIIWFRKGYVEYLLPMEIPPEARIESLELSLEMCSEVSSYNNDWPSDISLWINGVEIGTWTSPGDFGDRRGKLNPEWWSDWATQYGLLKTWHMDYEKTMLDMEKVSDVTLHDVNLAQSPKLRLRIGIQPDAVHQGGVNLFGQGFGDHEQHIVMRVNYTFDSDEQKPAEK encoded by the coding sequence GTGCTGGAACTTAGCTTTAACGACCCGGACAAACTGGCAAGTGTTGCCCGCGCCTTGTCGACCCGTTCCCGGATTGATATCCTCCAGCTTTTAGTTTCACACAAATTAAATGTGATCGAAATTGCTGAAGCGCTGAATCTCCCGGTTTCAACGGTGGCAAGTCACATCAAGGTGTTGGAGGGCGCAAAACTGATTCATACGGAGATGCTTCCGGCATCCCGTGGAGCGATGAAGGTATGCAGCCCCAATTATGAGGGGATCCACATTGCATTGAATATGAAAAGGAGAATTCCCAAAGGGGAATTAAACCACTATGAAGTAGAGATGCCGATTGGTCATTACAGCGACTGCGAAGTATCGCCGACCTGTGGAATGGCAAGCGCGAAAAGCGTAATATTAAATGAAGATGAACCGGCCATTTTCTATCATCCCGAGCATATTCACGCGCAAATCATCTGGTTTCGCAAGGGATATGTGGAGTATTTGCTGCCAATGGAGATTCCTCCCGAAGCAAGAATAGAATCGTTGGAGCTGTCGTTGGAGATGTGCTCCGAAGTATCGAGTTATAATAATGATTGGCCCTCTGATATTTCCTTGTGGATCAATGGTGTTGAGATCGGGACGTGGACGAGTCCCGGAGATTTCGGGGATCGCCGGGGGAAATTGAATCCCGAATGGTGGTCTGATTGGGCGACGCAGTACGGACTTCTGAAAACATGGCATATGGACTATGAAAAGACGATGCTGGATATGGAGAAGGTGTCGGATGTAACGTTACATGATGTGAATCTCGCCCAAAGCCCCAAACTGCGGTTGCGGATCGGAATCCAACCGGATGCCGTTCATCAGGGGGGCGTAAACCTGTTTGGCCAAGGGTTTGGCGATCATGAGCAGCATATTGTTATGCGAGTCAATTACACCTTCGATTCAGACGAACAAAAACCTGCGGAAAAGTAA
- a CDS encoding SUMF1/EgtB/PvdO family nonheme iron enzyme, which translates to MISIPGGEIELRDDRIKKVWKTEIKPFLLAQYPVTMELYCTITGKASATIYGNQRPVVNISWNEAIRLCNLLSQKAGLNECYSLNHDSEEIICDWGSDGYRLPSEAEWQHACKAGTTGYRYGEIDQIAWYQENSEGKIHEVGTKEPNAWGLYDMLGNVWEWCWDLYDEKVYGSYRIFRGGSWAEEKRGCGASCRRRSHPSFSIDDLGLRLARSLS; encoded by the coding sequence ATGATCAGCATTCCTGGTGGAGAAATAGAATTAAGAGATGATCGAATAAAAAAGGTATGGAAAACCGAAATAAAACCGTTCCTTCTTGCCCAATACCCTGTAACCATGGAACTGTATTGTACGATTACGGGAAAAGCATCCGCTACTATCTACGGAAATCAAAGGCCAGTTGTGAATATTTCTTGGAATGAAGCCATTCGCTTATGCAATCTACTTTCTCAGAAAGCCGGATTGAATGAATGTTATTCATTAAATCATGACAGTGAAGAAATCATCTGCGATTGGGGATCAGACGGATATCGCCTTCCTTCTGAAGCAGAATGGCAGCATGCATGTAAAGCAGGAACTACCGGATATAGATATGGAGAAATTGATCAGATCGCATGGTATCAGGAAAATTCAGAAGGCAAAATCCATGAAGTAGGAACAAAGGAACCGAATGCATGGGGTCTGTATGACATGCTGGGAAATGTTTGGGAGTGGTGCTGGGATTTATATGACGAGAAAGTATATGGTTCCTACCGTATTTTTCGGGGTGGCAGTTGGGCTGAAGAGAAGCGAGGCTGTGGGGCCTCATGTCGTCGTCGCAGTCACCCATCATTTAGCATCGATGATCTTGGATTACGCCTTGCCCGGTCTTTGTCGTGA
- a CDS encoding fructose bisphosphate aldolase produces the protein MNTTQLNRIRTGKGFIAALDQSGGSTPKALLQYGIKEDRYANEEEMYQVVHEMRTRIIKSPAFDSQYILGAILFENTMDRSIDGQLTADYLWEKKGIVPFLKVDKGLADLEDGVQLMKPIPGLNDLLKRAAERNIFGTKMRSVIQEANPAGIKKVVEQQFAIGKQIAEMGLVPIIEPEVDINSADKEASEKLLKDEISAQLSALGEDVKVMLKLSIPTENNFYSDLMKDPHVVRIVALSGGYSQAEANEKLAHNHGLIASFSRALSQGLLAAQTDEEFNTLLAKSVQDIYEASIT, from the coding sequence ATGAATACAACGCAGCTTAATCGAATCCGTACGGGAAAGGGCTTTATCGCAGCCTTGGACCAAAGCGGCGGGAGTACTCCGAAAGCTCTGCTGCAATATGGGATTAAGGAAGACAGATACGCCAATGAGGAAGAGATGTATCAAGTGGTTCACGAGATGAGAACGCGCATTATAAAAAGTCCAGCGTTTGATTCCCAGTATATTTTAGGTGCGATTCTTTTCGAGAATACAATGGATCGTTCCATTGACGGGCAGCTTACCGCCGATTATCTTTGGGAGAAGAAGGGCATCGTGCCTTTTCTCAAAGTCGATAAGGGGCTAGCCGACCTTGAAGACGGGGTTCAGCTCATGAAACCCATTCCCGGTTTAAACGACCTTCTAAAGCGGGCGGCCGAACGAAACATCTTCGGAACGAAAATGCGCTCCGTGATTCAAGAAGCCAATCCTGCCGGAATCAAAAAAGTCGTGGAGCAGCAATTTGCCATCGGCAAACAAATCGCAGAGATGGGACTGGTTCCGATTATCGAACCGGAAGTCGATATCAACAGCGCGGATAAGGAAGCATCGGAAAAACTGTTGAAAGACGAAATTTCCGCTCAATTGTCGGCTCTTGGAGAAGACGTCAAAGTCATGCTGAAGCTCTCCATTCCAACCGAAAACAATTTCTACAGCGATTTGATGAAGGATCCGCATGTTGTGCGGATTGTGGCTTTATCAGGCGGCTACTCGCAAGCGGAAGCAAATGAAAAGCTTGCCCATAACCACGGGCTCATCGCCAGTTTCTCGCGTGCCTTATCGCAGGGACTACTCGCCGCACAAACCGACGAAGAATTCAACACCCTGCTGGCCAAATCCGTTCAGGACATCTATGAAGCCTCTATAACATAA
- a CDS encoding glycoside hydrolase family 2 protein, with protein MKHPSALPRPEYPRPQWVRQDWINLNGPWQFEIDHGKSGKERGYQESGNDLSGTITVPFCPESKLSGVEYKDFMAAVWYKREFSVPEAWTNGRILLHFGAVDYETEVWVNGISVGKHRGGYSSFSFDITAAVSMGTNVVTVYAEDDTRSGRQPRGKQSGRYYSHGCDYTRTTGIWQTVWLEQVSESYLSDMKLVPDPDNKCAHLEVQISGNAAGGTLNASAFFEGNPAGNVSAVVSGPSVKLTLPLSEIHLWEVGNAKLYDLKLSLHHEGQERDTVESYFGLRTVRLDGMAFRINGKSVFQRLVLDQGFYPEGVYTAPSDEDLRKDIEISMGLGFNGARLHEKMFEPRFLYWADRLGYLVWGEHANWGLDITTTESLASFLPEWLEGVERDFNHPALIGWCPFNETWDQDGTKQHNDVLRIVYEVTKRLDPTRPVIDTSGNFHVVTDIFDLHDYDQNPQTFRARYEAMKTGGEVYNTFPDRQKYEGQPYFISEYGGIWWNPDQKDEKSWGYGDRPVSEEGFIERYEGLTNALLDHPMMFGFCYTQLYDVEQEVNGLYTYDRQAKFNPEVIRRINARKAAIEEMDPSKSLA; from the coding sequence ATGAAGCATCCTTCAGCACTTCCGCGTCCGGAATATCCCCGTCCCCAATGGGTTCGACAGGATTGGATCAATTTGAACGGCCCATGGCAATTCGAAATTGACCATGGCAAGAGCGGAAAAGAACGCGGGTACCAGGAATCCGGCAATGATTTGTCGGGAACGATCACGGTACCTTTTTGTCCGGAAAGCAAGCTTTCCGGTGTGGAATATAAAGATTTTATGGCAGCGGTGTGGTACAAACGGGAATTTTCCGTCCCCGAAGCCTGGACGAACGGCAGAATTCTGCTTCATTTTGGCGCTGTCGATTACGAAACCGAAGTATGGGTGAACGGGATATCCGTAGGGAAGCATCGCGGAGGGTATAGTTCATTTTCCTTTGATATTACCGCGGCTGTCTCGATGGGCACGAACGTCGTTACGGTCTACGCGGAAGACGATACTCGTTCCGGACGCCAGCCCCGCGGCAAGCAAAGCGGAAGATACTACTCGCATGGCTGCGATTACACGCGCACGACGGGGATTTGGCAGACCGTATGGCTTGAGCAAGTGTCAGAGTCCTATTTATCCGATATGAAATTGGTGCCTGATCCGGATAATAAGTGCGCGCATTTGGAGGTGCAGATTAGCGGAAACGCAGCAGGAGGAACGCTTAACGCATCTGCCTTTTTTGAGGGTAATCCTGCAGGGAATGTCAGCGCCGTTGTCTCCGGTCCTTCCGTCAAGCTTACACTTCCGCTATCCGAAATTCACCTGTGGGAAGTAGGTAATGCCAAGCTGTATGATCTGAAGTTATCCCTGCATCATGAGGGTCAGGAAAGAGATACCGTCGAATCATATTTCGGTCTCAGGACGGTAAGGCTCGATGGCATGGCTTTTCGGATCAACGGAAAATCCGTGTTTCAGCGTCTTGTGCTGGATCAGGGCTTTTACCCAGAGGGTGTCTATACCGCCCCAAGTGATGAAGACCTCCGCAAAGATATCGAAATTTCAATGGGGCTTGGCTTTAACGGTGCGAGACTTCATGAAAAAATGTTTGAACCCCGCTTTTTGTACTGGGCTGACAGACTTGGTTATCTGGTGTGGGGAGAGCATGCCAATTGGGGACTGGATATTACGACAACGGAAAGCCTGGCTTCATTTTTGCCGGAGTGGCTTGAAGGGGTGGAACGGGATTTCAACCATCCGGCACTCATCGGCTGGTGTCCTTTTAACGAGACTTGGGATCAAGACGGCACCAAGCAGCATAACGATGTGCTGCGTATTGTCTATGAGGTTACGAAGCGGCTCGATCCGACGCGCCCCGTCATCGATACCAGCGGTAATTTCCATGTCGTGACGGATATCTTCGATCTTCATGATTATGACCAGAATCCGCAGACGTTCCGGGCAAGATATGAAGCGATGAAAACCGGCGGGGAGGTATATAATACTTTTCCGGATAGACAGAAGTATGAGGGGCAGCCTTATTTTATCAGCGAATATGGCGGGATTTGGTGGAACCCGGATCAGAAGGACGAAAAATCTTGGGGGTACGGCGACAGACCGGTATCTGAGGAAGGGTTTATCGAACGTTATGAAGGATTAACGAATGCCCTTCTGGATCATCCGATGATGTTCGGATTCTGCTATACCCAGTTATATGATGTGGAGCAGGAAGTGAATGGATTGTATACGTATGACAGGCAGGCGAAATTTAATCCGGAAGTGATTCGCCGCATCAATGCCCGGAAGGCAGCGATTGAAGAGATGGACCCGTCGAAAAGCTTGGCGTAA
- a CDS encoding aspartyl-phosphate phosphatase Spo0E family protein — translation MNNSEDPQCCIEKERQRLYRMVEQYGAVRNPRVIRQSMVLDELINNYNRSHRTRCLNNPMLSKSRNVPVE, via the coding sequence ATGAACAATTCGGAGGATCCACAATGCTGTATTGAAAAAGAAAGGCAAAGACTCTATCGAATGGTTGAACAATACGGTGCGGTACGTAATCCAAGAGTGATTAGGCAGTCTATGGTGCTGGATGAGCTAATAAATAACTATAATAGGAGTCATAGAACCCGTTGCCTGAACAATCCAATGCTGTCCAAAAGCAGAAATGTTCCTGTGGAATAG
- a CDS encoding PAS domain S-box protein produces MDKPLIDLLEYSHEELMGMLSEQQGMTFKFKNIEGQFIHTFCAGQLLSKIGLTSQEVIGRRLKDFLPEDFAAKKEVFYSEAWEGKEEVSYEGELLGVSYLASLRPIKRQGEVVEVIASCVDITERRTSEKELMETKELLESLYESSVDGICIMDTEGNVIRINPAFEKIYGWSEAELLGKPAPMFPAHLGSRPEEICRLLHSDKKLIHLETVRPRKDGENIHVFLTVSPIKAANDDIIALTGIARDISERKKMEDFYRKADKLNAVGQLAAGLAHEIRNPLTSLRGFLQIMQSGQVNKAEYFNIMLSEIDRINSIVNEFLVIAKPYQSKFQKNNLIRILQGVVTLLEAQAALNNIKIMTEVEGCFPCVECSEMEIKQVFVNILKNAIEAMPYGGVIRIYACVQEGNALIRFVDQGVGINENQFHRLGEPFFTTKEKGTGLGLMMCYKIIGDHKGGINIHSVVHEGTTFDITLPLQE; encoded by the coding sequence ATGGATAAACCTCTGATTGACCTCTTGGAATATTCTCATGAGGAACTGATGGGAATGTTATCGGAGCAGCAAGGCATGACGTTTAAATTCAAGAATATTGAAGGTCAGTTCATACATACATTTTGTGCGGGTCAATTATTATCCAAAATCGGATTAACGTCTCAGGAAGTGATTGGCAGACGGCTGAAGGACTTTCTCCCTGAAGATTTCGCTGCAAAAAAAGAAGTGTTTTATAGCGAGGCCTGGGAGGGGAAGGAAGAAGTAAGTTATGAAGGCGAGCTGCTTGGCGTGTCCTATTTGGCATCACTGCGGCCGATCAAGCGACAGGGTGAAGTCGTTGAAGTGATTGCCTCTTGCGTAGATATTACGGAGCGAAGGACCAGCGAAAAAGAGCTGATGGAAACGAAAGAGCTGCTGGAATCCTTATATGAGAGCTCGGTCGACGGCATTTGCATTATGGATACAGAAGGCAACGTCATTCGCATTAATCCTGCCTTTGAGAAAATATACGGTTGGTCCGAGGCTGAACTCCTTGGCAAACCGGCACCCATGTTTCCTGCACATTTGGGGAGTCGTCCTGAGGAAATTTGCAGGCTTTTGCATTCCGATAAGAAATTGATTCATTTGGAAACCGTGAGGCCGCGGAAAGACGGAGAAAATATACATGTTTTTTTAACTGTGTCCCCTATTAAAGCTGCTAATGACGATATAATCGCGCTGACCGGCATTGCGCGGGATATTTCCGAGCGCAAAAAAATGGAGGACTTTTACCGGAAGGCGGATAAATTGAATGCCGTTGGCCAATTGGCCGCCGGACTAGCGCATGAGATCCGGAACCCGCTTACTTCCTTACGGGGATTTTTGCAAATCATGCAATCCGGGCAGGTTAACAAGGCAGAGTATTTTAACATTATGCTATCTGAAATCGATCGAATAAACAGTATCGTGAATGAATTTTTGGTGATTGCCAAACCCTATCAATCAAAATTTCAAAAAAATAATCTTATCCGGATTCTACAAGGCGTTGTGACCTTATTGGAGGCCCAGGCTGCGCTCAATAATATCAAAATCATGACTGAAGTCGAAGGATGCTTTCCCTGCGTTGAGTGCTCGGAAATGGAAATCAAGCAAGTCTTCGTCAATATTTTAAAAAACGCGATCGAGGCAATGCCATACGGCGGAGTTATTCGTATTTATGCCTGTGTACAGGAAGGGAATGCTCTGATTCGTTTTGTCGACCAAGGTGTTGGAATTAACGAAAATCAGTTTCATCGGCTGGGCGAGCCTTTTTTTACGACGAAAGAAAAGGGGACGGGACTCGGCTTAATGATGTGCTACAAGATCATCGGAGATCATAAAGGCGGAATTAACATCCACAGCGTCGTTCATGAAGGAACAACATTTGATATCACGCTGCCTTTGCAGGAGTAA
- a CDS encoding SDR family NAD(P)-dependent oxidoreductase, giving the protein MKEKIVIITGANSGIGKAAALKFATEGFRVVMGCRNMELSRVVQMEMIQGSNNMNVDLLELDVSSFDSIHAFCGAFMKKYPRLDILIHNAAYLNHGEKEYKLSPEHIELTFATNTFGPFLMTHLLREHLEISEDPRVLHACTTNIKHFFDPKRKIDFDNLRGEFRGVRPFSVYKMYGDSKMALLMLNFRLAEELKEQGIKVNALQINRVKLSKETMQKMSPLWKALARTQNLTNPLPASMADNYFHICTSDEFKNVTGQLINHRRECVQPSTSEKGIAQLKNIFGSNRYPSYAVDTQNIDRIWNLATALTEG; this is encoded by the coding sequence ATGAAGGAAAAAATCGTCATCATTACGGGAGCTAACTCAGGGATCGGTAAAGCCGCAGCACTAAAATTTGCGACAGAAGGATTTCGTGTTGTAATGGGTTGCCGGAATATGGAGCTCAGCAGGGTGGTACAAATGGAAATGATTCAGGGCTCAAATAATATGAACGTAGATTTGCTGGAGCTTGATGTTTCTTCTTTCGATTCAATTCATGCATTTTGCGGTGCCTTTATGAAAAAGTACCCGCGGCTGGATATTTTGATCCATAATGCAGCTTACTTAAACCATGGCGAAAAAGAGTATAAGCTTAGTCCCGAGCATATCGAATTGACCTTTGCCACGAATACCTTTGGACCCTTCTTAATGACTCATCTGCTCAGGGAGCATCTGGAAATTTCAGAAGACCCGAGAGTCCTTCATGCTTGCACGACGAACATTAAACATTTCTTCGATCCTAAAAGGAAAATCGATTTTGATAATCTGCGCGGCGAATTCCGCGGCGTGAGACCGTTTAGCGTGTATAAAATGTACGGAGACTCTAAAATGGCGCTGCTAATGCTAAACTTTAGGCTGGCAGAGGAATTGAAGGAACAAGGAATCAAAGTCAATGCCCTTCAGATTAACCGAGTAAAGCTATCTAAAGAGACAATGCAAAAAATGAGTCCATTGTGGAAAGCGCTAGCACGAACTCAAAACCTGACTAATCCTTTACCGGCAAGCATGGCGGACAACTATTTTCACATATGCACCTCGGATGAATTTAAAAATGTGACAGGCCAGTTAATCAATCATAGGAGAGAATGTGTTCAGCCATCCACTAGCGAAAAAGGCATTGCGCAGTTGAAGAACATCTTTGGCTCGAACCGTTATCCAAGCTACGCCGTTGATACCCAAAATATCGATCGGATTTGGAACCTCGCTACTGCGCTGACGGAGGGCTAA
- a CDS encoding DUF4180 domain-containing protein: MKITKIKENDAEIAVISSSEMLITDVQSALDLIATVNYEAGCHRIILNKSAVCEDFFNLKTRLAGEILQKFVNYHVKIAIIGDFSEYSSKNFKDFIYESNKGKDLFFLSNEKQALDKLSIR, from the coding sequence ATGAAAATAACCAAAATAAAAGAGAATGATGCAGAAATTGCCGTTATAAGCAGCAGTGAAATGCTGATTACGGATGTTCAGTCGGCTTTAGATTTGATAGCAACCGTAAATTATGAAGCAGGTTGTCATCGAATTATTTTAAATAAGTCAGCCGTATGTGAGGATTTTTTCAACTTAAAAACGCGGCTTGCAGGTGAAATATTGCAAAAGTTTGTTAACTATCACGTGAAAATTGCGATCATTGGTGATTTCTCTGAGTATTCTAGTAAGAATTTCAAAGATTTCATCTATGAAAGTAACAAAGGAAAGGATCTATTCTTCTTGTCGAATGAAAAACAAGCTCTGGATAAATTGAGCATTCGTTAG
- a CDS encoding glycoside hydrolase family 172 protein has protein sequence MDRFNGLNMGLGNLPQLSDAKTRSISPENFTGSKGSGGMATEGTGAGCARDLGTGWKVSPSVEIEPGATFTMAAIEGPGAIQHIWLTCFPTFWRNLIFRLYWDEEDEPSVEVPVGDFFCNGWQERSNVNSFPVAVNPAGGMNSYWLMPFRQAAKITMENTSAEKAVLYYQVNYTLTEVPANMAYFHAQWRRNSPVPYKEVHTILDEVKGKGHYVGTYLAWQVNNNGWWGEGEIKFFMDGDQEFPTICGTGTEDYFGGAWNWEQPSGQYSTYSTAFLGMHQLIKPDGLYRSQQRFGMYRWHVLDPIRFEHDLKVTIQDLGWRSGHRYLPQQSDIASTAFWYQSEPHSRFPDLPDNDSREVI, from the coding sequence ATGGACAGATTTAACGGTCTTAACATGGGACTCGGAAATTTACCTCAGCTTTCAGATGCCAAGACAAGATCGATTAGCCCGGAAAACTTCACCGGATCAAAGGGGTCGGGAGGTATGGCGACCGAAGGCACGGGGGCCGGATGTGCACGTGACTTGGGAACCGGCTGGAAGGTATCGCCGTCGGTCGAAATCGAGCCTGGAGCCACGTTCACGATGGCGGCTATTGAAGGTCCCGGAGCGATTCAGCATATATGGCTGACGTGTTTTCCTACTTTTTGGCGTAATCTGATTTTTCGCCTTTATTGGGATGAAGAAGATGAGCCGTCGGTTGAAGTACCGGTCGGGGATTTCTTCTGCAATGGCTGGCAGGAACGAAGCAACGTTAACTCATTCCCTGTTGCCGTGAACCCGGCCGGGGGCATGAACAGCTATTGGCTGATGCCGTTTCGCCAAGCAGCGAAAATCACGATGGAGAATACATCGGCGGAAAAAGCCGTCCTCTATTATCAAGTGAATTACACATTGACTGAAGTACCGGCAAATATGGCATATTTCCATGCTCAGTGGAGAAGAAATAGCCCCGTGCCCTATAAAGAAGTGCATACCATTCTTGATGAAGTGAAAGGGAAAGGGCATTATGTCGGAACCTATCTGGCATGGCAGGTTAACAATAACGGCTGGTGGGGTGAAGGGGAAATTAAGTTTTTCATGGATGGAGATCAGGAGTTCCCGACGATCTGTGGAACCGGTACGGAGGATTATTTTGGCGGGGCGTGGAATTGGGAACAGCCGAGCGGCCAATATTCCACCTACTCAACGGCTTTTCTCGGCATGCATCAGCTCATTAAACCGGACGGCTTGTACCGCAGCCAACAGCGATTCGGGATGTATCGTTGGCATGTACTCGATCCGATCCGCTTTGAGCATGATTTGAAGGTGACGATTCAGGATCTTGGCTGGCGTTCCGGCCATCGTTACTTGCCGCAGCAGAGCGATATCGCTTCCACGGCGTTCTGGTATCAGTCCGAGCCGCATTCCCGTTTTCCTGATTTGCCCGATAACGACAGCCGTGAGGTCATTTAA